A single region of the Elusimicrobium sp. An273 genome encodes:
- a CDS encoding pilin, with product MHKTHTGFTLIELLVVVLIIGILAAVAVPQYEKSVNRAKTTEAMTVLSYIEKEQTMAYLANNYIPNDIYFDIRDSYPMKYFQIGSMTGNQGAESFVLLSPTWGDRDITIVAYFEDGKGKWYCSGKCRKYFSSSDCQDSTYSVNALTIINAAACVIK from the coding sequence ATGCATAAAACACATACGGGTTTTACGTTAATTGAATTGCTGGTTGTAGTGTTGATTATTGGCATTTTGGCGGCGGTGGCTGTGCCGCAATATGAAAAATCGGTAAATAGAGCCAAAACGACCGAGGCAATGACGGTTTTGTCTTACATAGAGAAAGAGCAAACGATGGCTTATCTGGCCAATAATTATATTCCTAACGACATATATTTTGATATACGGGATTCCTATCCAATGAAATATTTTCAAATTGGCTCTATGACGGGAAATCAGGGGGCAGAGTCCTTTGTTTTGCTGAGTCCCACTTGGGGAGATCGTGATATTACGATTGTGGCCTATTTTGAAGATGGAAAAGGAAAATGGTATTGTTCCGGAAAGTGCAGAAAATATTTTTCTTCATCCGATTGCCAAGATTCCACTTACAGCGTCAATGCTCTTACTATTATTAACGCAGCGGCGTGTGTCATTAAATAG
- the ybaK gene encoding Cys-tRNA(Pro) deacylase, with protein MKNKIHKTNAARRLDELGISYELIPYEVDEENLSAVHVAQTLGQNIDQVYKTLVLRGDKTGFFVCVIPGGAELDMKAAARASGNKSCEMLHVKELVPVTGYMRGGCSPLGMKKHFPTYLHEDCILWDFIYVSAGLRGLQIKLNPNDLLRAAQASAVQLC; from the coding sequence ATGAAAAACAAAATTCACAAAACCAACGCCGCCCGCCGATTAGACGAACTGGGAATTTCCTACGAACTTATCCCGTACGAAGTGGATGAAGAAAACCTAAGCGCGGTGCACGTGGCCCAAACGCTGGGGCAAAATATAGACCAAGTCTATAAAACCCTTGTCCTGCGTGGCGATAAAACGGGTTTTTTTGTATGCGTCATTCCCGGCGGGGCGGAGCTGGATATGAAAGCCGCCGCCCGCGCCAGCGGAAATAAATCCTGCGAAATGCTGCACGTAAAGGAACTCGTGCCCGTAACGGGTTATATGCGCGGCGGCTGCAGCCCGTTGGGGATGAAAAAACACTTCCCCACCTACCTTCACGAAGATTGCATTTTGTGGGACTTCATCTACGTCAGCGCCGGCCTGCGCGGCCTGCAAATTAAACTCAACCCCAACGACTTGCTCCGCGCCGCCCAAGCCTCCGCGGTTCAATTGTGCTAA